A region of Streptomyces paludis DNA encodes the following proteins:
- a CDS encoding GmrSD restriction endonuclease domain-containing protein has protein sequence MRAQEITFLKLVQGEKQFQVPLYQRTYSWRRTHLERLWEDVRELVDEQLGSDTPHPPHFLGSVVLAPGLIQAGGVQRWLIVDGQQRLTTLMLAFISLRDHYKDSGNARAADRVHRQILVNEFHEGNGHYRLLPTQADRAAYTACMGSTPQAGGSDNIGNAYRYFRGVFANGAAENGDGWAPTVETVLKDLLSIVEITAQAGDNVYRIFESINNTGEGLRQSDLLRNYVFMLLPTRGERVYAELWLPMQQQLGPQRLELLAWLDLVVRGRNKVTQTEVYREQQTRLEPLANDEAALEQEIAALAERGDRLLRVLEPERERSAPLRSALRRLVDWGGRTHLPLALHLLDLVDTGQTTAEDAAEALLYVESYLVRRLICQTPTNSLTRIFMDAPKELERDRPTAEAVRRFLSSPRRRWPADDVMRQAMRSKPFYWSGQPQQRRLVLRRLEESYGSAEPVDFTKAKLSIEHVLPQKPSREWLDLLAEETEVDQSPKELHDLLVHTIGNLTLSGENTKLSNHPFRRKQEIYDSSALRMNQEIATSLRWGRAEIMARADRLAERAAALWPGPVGSTATADDTWAGWQELRTALVAMPSGTWTTYGDIAELIGSHPKPVGNHLASTPEIIGAFRVLTSDGRVSPAFRWLDGRDDTPQGLLEQEGVPFDAAGRGHSSHRLSAAELATLIGKEVPQDAVHDPLPEGENTQAAHRFETQLAQNQPEAAAGVLAALAFWRRQGGYLEYGRHDETSCFPMLDAGTASKEHRLWPMALYPVTGVVEVVFQYLKDRAPFDDTEHRRQLLRRLNEIDGIDLPESKLELRPSFPLQVFAKHDKEISAVLEWFVHAAALDLSRRP, from the coding sequence ATGCGCGCTCAGGAGATCACGTTTCTCAAACTCGTCCAGGGGGAGAAGCAGTTTCAGGTACCTCTGTACCAGCGCACCTACAGCTGGCGCCGAACTCATCTCGAACGGCTCTGGGAAGACGTGCGCGAACTGGTGGACGAGCAGTTGGGCTCGGACACGCCCCACCCGCCGCATTTCCTCGGCTCAGTAGTACTCGCACCGGGCCTGATCCAGGCCGGCGGCGTACAGCGCTGGCTGATCGTGGACGGCCAGCAGAGGCTGACCACACTGATGCTGGCGTTCATCTCGCTGCGCGACCACTACAAGGACTCCGGAAACGCACGGGCGGCCGACCGGGTGCACCGTCAGATCCTGGTCAACGAATTCCACGAGGGGAACGGACACTACCGGCTGCTGCCGACCCAGGCGGACCGCGCCGCCTACACCGCCTGCATGGGAAGCACCCCCCAGGCGGGCGGGAGCGACAACATCGGCAACGCATACCGCTACTTTCGCGGCGTGTTCGCCAACGGTGCCGCGGAGAACGGCGATGGCTGGGCACCGACCGTCGAGACAGTCCTCAAAGATCTTCTCTCCATTGTGGAAATCACGGCTCAGGCCGGCGACAACGTCTACCGGATCTTCGAGTCGATCAACAACACCGGCGAGGGACTCCGTCAGAGCGATCTTCTGCGCAACTATGTATTCATGCTCCTGCCCACCCGGGGCGAGCGTGTCTACGCGGAACTCTGGTTGCCGATGCAGCAACAACTCGGCCCCCAGCGGCTGGAGCTGCTGGCCTGGCTCGATCTCGTGGTGCGCGGCCGGAACAAGGTCACCCAGACCGAGGTCTACCGGGAACAGCAAACCCGCCTGGAACCACTGGCCAATGACGAGGCGGCGCTGGAACAGGAGATCGCCGCACTCGCCGAGCGCGGCGACCGCCTGCTACGCGTACTGGAACCGGAGCGCGAGCGCTCGGCGCCGCTGCGCTCCGCGCTGCGGCGACTGGTCGACTGGGGCGGCAGAACGCACCTCCCGCTCGCACTCCATCTGCTGGACCTCGTCGACACCGGGCAGACCACCGCCGAGGATGCGGCGGAAGCGCTCCTCTACGTGGAGTCGTACCTGGTCCGGCGCCTGATCTGTCAGACCCCGACCAACAGCCTGACCCGGATCTTCATGGACGCCCCCAAGGAGCTGGAGCGGGACCGTCCCACCGCCGAGGCGGTACGCCGCTTCCTCTCCAGCCCCCGTCGCCGGTGGCCGGCCGACGACGTGATGCGGCAGGCAATGCGTTCCAAGCCCTTCTACTGGAGCGGACAGCCACAGCAGCGAAGGTTGGTACTGCGACGGCTGGAGGAGAGCTACGGTTCCGCCGAACCCGTCGACTTCACCAAGGCGAAGCTGAGCATCGAACATGTCCTTCCACAGAAGCCATCCAGGGAATGGCTCGATCTGCTCGCCGAGGAGACCGAGGTCGACCAGTCTCCCAAGGAACTGCACGATCTCCTGGTCCACACCATCGGCAATCTCACCCTGAGCGGCGAGAACACCAAGCTCTCCAACCACCCGTTCCGTCGCAAGCAGGAGATCTACGACTCCAGCGCACTCCGCATGAACCAGGAGATCGCCACATCCCTCCGCTGGGGCAGAGCGGAAATCATGGCGCGCGCGGACCGCCTCGCCGAGCGGGCCGCCGCCCTCTGGCCGGGCCCCGTCGGCTCGACCGCGACGGCCGACGACACCTGGGCCGGCTGGCAGGAGCTGCGTACGGCACTGGTCGCGATGCCGAGCGGCACATGGACGACCTATGGCGATATCGCCGAGCTGATCGGCAGTCACCCCAAGCCCGTCGGCAACCATCTTGCCTCCACTCCGGAGATCATCGGTGCCTTCCGCGTACTGACCTCGGACGGCAGGGTGTCTCCCGCGTTCCGCTGGCTCGACGGCCGGGACGACACGCCGCAGGGGCTGCTGGAACAAGAAGGGGTGCCGTTCGACGCCGCGGGCCGTGGCCATTCCTCGCACCGGCTGTCCGCCGCCGAACTCGCCACCCTGATCGGCAAGGAAGTGCCGCAGGACGCGGTGCATGATCCTCTGCCGGAGGGAGAGAACACTCAGGCCGCCCACCGTTTCGAGACCCAACTGGCACAGAACCAGCCGGAAGCGGCAGCCGGTGTCCTCGCCGCGCTGGCGTTCTGGCGACGGCAGGGGGGTTACCTCGAATACGGCCGCCACGACGAGACCAGTTGCTTTCCCATGCTCGACGCGGGCACAGCCTCCAAAGAGCATCGGTTGTGGCCCATGGCTTTGTATCCGGTCACCGGGGTGGTCGAAGTCGTCTTCCAGTACCTCAAGGACCGGGCTCCCTTCGACGATACGGAACACCGACGCCAGCTGCTGCGGCGCCTCAACGAGATCGACGGCATCGACCTCCCCGAGTCGAAGCTCGAACTCCGCCCGTCGTTCCCCCTTCAGGTCTTCGCGAAGCATGACAAGGAGATCAGCGCGGTCCTGGAGTGGTTCGTCCACGCAGCCGCGCTGGACCTTTCCCGTCGGCCCTGA
- a CDS encoding DUF2786 domain-containing protein, producing the protein MDQRETDQYRSDPADRPEEFLRRRRAWVSGVVDELSTSCASLAPGLCAMLPDDLGDRRWVEALLVARIAAAEAGVRPPDETLGELTRIITPRERDRRALPDTLDDVREGLRSNELPVLRSWHAESVESLLLAEWFHERAGSVGAARAESELMYRWGLSEPGEAVTRAVERAVQDHGLGTLAEFFGEPDRDDPTRIFSEGFFGQSYLAERMRDRTLRAGEILETAGHLTQLAEQRSWVKEFEEWIEDQQQWAEAPHAEQFLEHIGTVLEAYSADVLDPVLDALSAVERGLVERVHDPEADIAELYLAEFLDGPAVDEEQPSGNGLSWRGMRGSLPVWFHVVTTPQERAAALAFTGVAAPPVVHIETDAPGAEEPFQFPFDFGENEPDVLPGVLDAGEWYPEPGIRLGYGRDDVVALCELLVLGQLGYARLEFLIRDASGALRVLRTVRAELPAGRGRVLAYAALRALSRLVSSPEQLASKLTGAYEELDDEYGDEGSDEYGEECEGGSGGEGLAHGGEAEGDSGAGTGAGAGVERRDGQAEDLLNKVRSLLRKGEDEGATKEEAETYLKKAAELMAKYGIEQAMLHADRPDSDHPADQLVVVADPYARQSQRLLSLIAFALRCQSVYLDRKTPGTGRVVRRVHIFGFASDLRRVTVLYAGLRLQMLHGAERADKVFRRPDENSKAYKRSWMYGFMAEVRVRIEEAERAARGDAERERQAEESSDQRPAGRSVALVLADRTTVVEARIAETYPKIKKAGKIRFQGTGYRQGRTDGQRADIGGPTVADADIPVPLL; encoded by the coding sequence GGCGTTCGTCCGCCGGACGAGACGCTGGGGGAGCTGACCCGGATCATCACACCCAGGGAACGTGATCGACGTGCACTCCCCGACACCCTCGATGATGTGCGTGAGGGCCTGCGGAGCAACGAGTTGCCCGTCCTCCGGTCCTGGCACGCGGAGTCGGTGGAGAGCCTTCTCCTTGCCGAGTGGTTCCATGAGCGCGCCGGTTCTGTAGGCGCGGCACGCGCCGAATCCGAGCTGATGTACCGGTGGGGTCTGAGTGAGCCGGGCGAGGCGGTGACCCGTGCGGTGGAGCGGGCCGTACAGGATCATGGGCTGGGGACACTCGCGGAGTTCTTCGGCGAGCCCGACCGGGACGATCCGACGCGTATCTTCTCCGAGGGCTTCTTCGGCCAGTCCTACCTCGCCGAGCGGATGAGGGACCGGACGCTACGGGCCGGCGAGATTCTGGAGACGGCCGGACATCTGACTCAGCTGGCGGAACAGCGTTCCTGGGTAAAGGAGTTCGAGGAGTGGATCGAGGACCAGCAGCAGTGGGCCGAGGCCCCGCACGCGGAGCAGTTCCTGGAACATATCGGGACCGTCCTCGAGGCGTACTCCGCTGATGTGCTCGACCCCGTCCTCGACGCTCTTTCGGCAGTCGAACGCGGCTTGGTGGAGCGCGTCCACGACCCCGAAGCCGACATCGCCGAGCTGTATCTCGCCGAGTTCCTGGACGGCCCGGCCGTCGACGAGGAACAGCCGTCGGGGAACGGGCTGTCCTGGCGAGGTATGCGTGGCTCCCTGCCGGTCTGGTTCCATGTCGTCACGACCCCTCAGGAAAGGGCCGCCGCATTGGCCTTCACCGGGGTGGCGGCGCCGCCCGTGGTGCATATCGAAACGGACGCCCCGGGCGCCGAGGAACCGTTCCAATTTCCCTTCGACTTCGGTGAGAACGAGCCCGACGTATTGCCCGGCGTGCTGGACGCCGGCGAGTGGTATCCGGAGCCGGGGATCCGGCTGGGCTACGGTCGGGACGACGTCGTCGCCCTGTGTGAACTGCTGGTCCTGGGGCAACTCGGTTATGCGCGGTTGGAGTTCCTGATCCGCGACGCGAGCGGAGCGCTCCGCGTTCTGCGAACCGTCCGCGCCGAGCTGCCCGCCGGCCGCGGGAGGGTTCTGGCGTACGCGGCGCTCCGGGCGTTGAGCCGTCTTGTGTCGAGCCCGGAGCAGCTGGCATCGAAGTTGACCGGTGCGTACGAGGAGTTGGACGACGAGTACGGCGACGAGGGCAGCGACGAGTACGGCGAGGAGTGCGAGGGCGGTTCCGGTGGAGAGGGGCTTGCCCATGGAGGCGAAGCCGAAGGAGACAGCGGGGCCGGGACCGGAGCGGGAGCCGGGGTGGAGCGCCGTGACGGCCAGGCCGAGGACCTTCTCAACAAGGTGCGGAGTCTGCTGCGCAAGGGGGAGGACGAGGGCGCCACGAAGGAGGAGGCCGAGACATATCTGAAGAAGGCCGCCGAGCTGATGGCGAAGTACGGCATCGAGCAGGCGATGCTTCATGCCGACCGTCCGGACTCCGATCACCCGGCCGACCAGCTCGTCGTTGTCGCCGACCCGTACGCCCGGCAGAGTCAACGGCTGCTTTCCCTGATCGCGTTCGCGCTGCGGTGCCAGAGCGTGTATCTCGACCGGAAGACCCCCGGGACCGGTCGGGTGGTGCGACGGGTCCACATCTTCGGCTTCGCGTCCGATCTGCGGCGGGTCACCGTGCTGTACGCCGGACTGAGGCTCCAGATGCTGCATGGCGCCGAGCGGGCGGACAAGGTGTTCCGGCGGCCCGACGAGAACAGTAAGGCCTACAAGCGGTCGTGGATGTACGGGTTCATGGCGGAGGTCCGTGTCCGGATCGAGGAGGCGGAACGCGCCGCGCGGGGCGACGCCGAGCGTGAGCGGCAGGCGGAAGAGTCCAGCGACCAGCGGCCGGCCGGGCGGAGTGTCGCGCTGGTGCTGGCCGACCGTACGACTGTGGTCGAGGCTCGCATCGCCGAGACGTATCCCAAGATCAAGAAGGCCGGGAAGATCCGTTTCCAGGGCACTGGCTACCGGCAGGGCCGTACGGACGGGCAGCGGGCCGACATTGGGGGGCCCACGGTGGCCGACGCCGACATCCCCGTTCCCCTGCTCTGA